GCTGTTGGCATGCACGAAAGATATGTCTGGATAGTAATTCTGATGTTCAGCTAAAACCACTCGGTATCCAATATCTTTCGCGAAACTGAGAATACGAGGAAAGAGATGTATTTCAAGAATCTTGGATATTATTTTGGTATCCGAAGAAATTGTGTAAATATTCCGACATACATCGATAAATCCGTTGATGCTCCATTGTCCATCATCTGTACTCACATGTTCGTCGAGTGATGAGACGAATCGGGTTAGCGCACGGAAAAACTCCTGCTTAATTTGCAAATCTCGGTTCATCCATAAATCCTTTCAATACTCACCGCGTGCGTTCCAGCCCGGATACTGTTCTTCTAACGCCTGAAGCGTTTGCGGTGTATAATATGGATGTCCGGCAGGTGGGAACCGAAAGACTTCGCGCTCTGCCGCTGTCAGCGTGCCGATGAATTTCGAGAACATCGGATTCCGACCTTTGTCTGTGTAGTGCCGAAAGCCTTCCCAATAGTGGTCTGCCCGTCCTAAACCGAATCCCCACGTGAAGCGTTGTCCGTCTTCCCGCAGATAATCGCTTGCTGAGTGCAACGTATAGTTGTTGAAGATACAGACGGTTCCACCTTTGCAAACAAGAGGTTCGTATTGAGAGGTATCCCGTCCGTGTTCCTTCGCGAGGAGTCTCAGCGGTGCTTGGTCTTCGTCAACATCCTCAAGGTGGACCCAAAAGCCGATTTGTCCGAATTCACGAGCACTCTCGGACTGCGGTAGCAGCGAGTTGTTGCCGTTATCAATGTGCAAATTGCTTGGATCGCTATCGACACCCGGTCCTTTAAATCCAGGATAGCGTGCAATCATACATCCAGCACGATAGTGGATATGCTCCGTTTTCAGAAATTTACGGGCGAATTCCCAAGCATCGTGGTCCACGATCGCACGTAATAAAGCCATTTCAGCGGGCGGGAATTCGGTCAAAGTCGCTCTACCCGGAGGCGGATCGTCTTTGACGTCTTCCCATGTCGGGAGTACACGGCGTTGGGCAGCCTGCATCTCCGCAAGTTGT
This genomic stretch from Candidatus Poribacteria bacterium harbors:
- a CDS encoding phytanoyl-CoA dioxygenase family protein; the protein is MPKQFTDAQLDELLAKGYLIVPDYYSGEQLAEMQAAQRRVLPTWEDVKDDPPPGRATLTEFPPAEMALLRAIVDHDAWEFARKFLKTEHIHYRAGCMIARYPGFKGPGVDSDPSNLHIDNGNNSLLPQSESAREFGQIGFWVHLEDVDEDQAPLRLLAKEHGRDTSQYEPLVCKGGTVCIFNNYTLHSASDYLREDGQRFTWGFGLGRADHYWEGFRHYTDKGRNPMFSKFIGTLTAAEREVFRFPPAGHPYYTPQTLQALEEQYPGWNARGEY